A part of Neovison vison isolate M4711 chromosome 8, ASM_NN_V1, whole genome shotgun sequence genomic DNA contains:
- the DCTN1 gene encoding dynactin subunit 1 isoform X7 has protein sequence MAQSKRHMYSRTPSGSRMSAEASARPLRVGSRVEVIGKGHRGTVAYVGATLFATGKWVGVILDEAKGKNDGTVQGRKYFTCDEGHGIFVRQSQIQVFEDGADTTSPETPDSSASKVLKREGTDSTAKTSKLPTRPASTGVAGASSSLGPSGSASAGELSSSEPSTPAQTPLAAPIIPTPALTSPGAAPPLPSPSKEEEGLRAQVRDLEEKLETLRLKRAEDKAKLKELEKHKIQLEQVQEWKSKMQEQQADLQRRLKEARKEAKEALEAKERYMEEMADTADAIEMATLDKEMAEERAESLQQEVEALKERVDELTTDLEILKAEIEEKGSDGAASSYQLKQLEEQNARLKDALVRMRDLSSSEKQEHVKLQKLMEKKNQELEIVRQQRERLQEELSQAESTIDELKEQVDAALGAEEMVEMLTDRNLNLEEKVRELRETVGDLEAMNEMNDELQENARETELELREQLDMAGARVREAQKRVEAAQETVADYQQTIKKYRQLTAHLQDVNRELTNQQEASVERQQQPPPETFDFKIKFAETKAHAKAIEMELRQMEVAQANRHMSLLTAFMPDSFLRPGGDHDCVLVLLLMPRLICKAELIRKQAQEKFELSENCSERPGLRGAAGEQLSFAAGLVYSLSLLQATLHRYEHALSQCSVDVYKKVGSLYPEMSAHERSLDFLIELLHKDQLDETVNVEPLTKAIKYYQHLYSIHLAEQPEDSTMQLADHIKFTQSALDCMSVEVGRLRAFLQGGQEASDIALLLRDLETSCSDIRQFCKKIRRRMPGTDAPGIPAALAFGAQVSDTLLDCRKHLTWVVAVLQEVAAAAAQLIAPLAENEGLPVAALEELAFKASEQIYGTPSSSPYECLRQSSNILISTMNKLATAMQEGEYDAERPPSKPPPVELRAAALRAEITDAEGLGLKLEDRETVIKELKKSLKIKGEELSEANVRLSLLEKKLDSAAKDADERIEKVQTRLEETQALLRKKEKEFEETMDALQADIDQLEAEKAELKQRLNNQSKRTIEGLRGPPPSGIATLVSGIAGGGAPGQAPGSVPGPGLVKDSPLLLQQISAMRLHISQLQHENSILKGAQMKASLAALPPLHVAKLSPSPHEGPDSELAAGVLYRKTSQLLETLNQLSTHTHVVDITRSSPAAKSPSAQLLEQVAQLKSLSDTIEKLKDEVLKETVSQRPGATVPTDFAIFPSSAFLRAKEEQQDDTVYMGKVTFSCAAGLGQRHRLVLTQEQLHQLHGRLIS, from the exons ATGGCCCAGAGCAAGAGGCATATGTACAGCCGG ACACCCAGTGGCAGCAGAATGAGTGCAGAGGCAAGTGCCCGGCCTCTGCGAGTGGGCTCCCGGGTGGAGGTGATTGGAAAAGGCCACCGAGGCACTGTGGCCTATGTCGGAGCCACACTCTTTGCCACTGGCAAATGGGTCGGCGTGATCCTGGATGAAGCAAAGGGCAAGAATGATGGAACTGTCCAAGGCAGGAAGTACTTCACTTGTGATGAAGGGCACGGCATCTTTGTGCGTCAGTCCCAG ATCCAGGTATTTGAAGATGGAGCAGATACTACTTCCCCAGAGACACCGGATTCTTCTGCCTCAAAGGTCCTCAAAAGAG AGGGAACGGACTCAACTGCAAAGACCAGCAAACTG CCCACCCGCCCGGCCAGTACTGGGGTGGCTGGGGCCAGTAGCTCCCTGGGCCCCTCTGGCTCAGCATCAGCAGGTGAGCTGAGCAGCAGTGAGCCCAGCACCCCGGCTCAGACGCCGCTGGCGGCACCCATCATCCCCACGCCGGCTCTCACCTCTCCTGGAGCAGCACCTCCACTGCCTTCCCCCTCCAAG gaggaggaggggctgagagCCCAGGTACGAGACCTGGAGGAGAAACTGGAGACCCTGCGGTTGAAACGGGCAGAAGACAAGGCGAaactaaaagagctggagaaacaTAAGATCCAGCTGGAGCAGGTGCAAGAATGGAAGAGCAAGatgcaggagcagcaggcagacctGCAGCGACGCCTCAAGGAGGCGCGGAAG GAAGCCAAGGAGGCCCTGGAGGCAAAGGAACGCTACATGGAGGAGATGGCTGATACTGCCGATGCTATTGAAATGGCCACTCTGGACAAGGAGATGGCCGAAGAGCGGGCCGAGTCCCTGCAGCAGGAGGTGGAGGCATTGAAGGAACGTGTGGATGAGCTCACCACTGACTTAGAGATCCTCAAAGCTGAGATAGAAGAGAAGG GCTCAGATGGGGCAGCGTCCAGTTATCAGCTAAAGCAGCTCGAGGAGCAGAACGCCCGCCTGAAGGACGCCCTGGTGAG GATGCGGGATCTTTCTTCCTCTGAGAAGCAAGAGCATGTGAAACTCCAGAAGCTCATGGAGAAGAAGAACCAAGAGCTGGAAATTGTGAGGCAACAGCGGGAGCGTCTGCAGGAGGAGCTGAGCCAGGCAGAGAGCACCATCGATGAGCTCAAGGAGCAG GTGGATGCTGCTCTGGGTGCCGAGGAGATGGTGGAGATGCTAACAGACCGGAACCTGAATCTAGAAGAGAAAGTACGAGAGTTGAGAGAGACCGTGGGAGACTTG GAAGCGATGAATGAGATGAACGATGAGCTGCAGGAGAATGCACGCGAGACAGAGCTGGAGCTGCGAGAGCAGCTGGACATGGCGGGCGCGCGGGTCCGGGAGGCCCAGAAGCGTGTGGAGGCAGCCCAGGAGACAGTCGCAGACTACCAGCAAACCATAAAGAAGTACCGCCAGCTGACCGCCCACCTTCAG gaTGTGAATCGGGAACTGACAAACCAGCAAGAAGCATCTGTGGAGAGGCAGCAGCAGCCACCCCCAGAGACTTTTGACTTCAAAATCAAGTTTGCTGAGACTAAGGCTCATGCCAAG GCAATTGAGATGGAATTGAGGCAGATGGAGGTGGCCCAGGCCAACCGGCACATGTCCCTGCTGACGGCCTTCATGCCTGACAGCTTCCTTCGGCCGGGTGGCGACCATGACTGCGTCCTGGTGCTGCTGCTCATGCCTCGTCTCATTTGCAAG GCAGAGCTGATCCGGAAGCAGGCCCAGGAGAAGTTTGAACTAAGCGAAAACTGTTCAGAGCGGCCCGGGCTCCGAGGAGCTGCAGGGGAGCAGCTGAGCTTTGCTGCTGGGCTGGTGTACTCGCTGAGTCTGTTGCAGGCCACCCTCCACCGCTACGAGCA CGCCCTCTCTCAGTGCAGCGTGGACGTGTATAAGAAGGTTGGCAGCCTCTACCCTGAGATGAGTGCCCATGAGCGCTCCTTGGATTTCCTCATTGAGCTATTACACAAGGATCAACTGGACGAGACTGTCAACGTAGAGCCTCTCACCAAGGCCATCAAGTACTACCAG CATCTGTATAGTATCCATCTTGCTGAACAGCCCGAGGACAGTACCATGCAGCTGGCTGACCACATTAAG TTCACCCAGAGTGCCCTGGACTGCATGAGCGTGGAGGTGGGACGGCTGCGTGCCTTCTTGCAG GGTGGCCAGGAGGCTTCAGATATTGCCCTTCTGCTCCGGGACCTGGAGACATCGTGCAGTGACATCCGCCAGTTCTGCAAGAAGATTCGAAGGCGAATGCCAGGGACAGATGCTCCTGGGATTCCAGCTGCACTGGCCTTTGGAGCACAG GTGTCGGACACGCTCCTAGACTGCAGGAAACACTTGACGTGGGTGGTGGCCGTGCTGCAGGAGGTGGCAGCTGCTGCTGCCCAGCTTATTGCCCCACTCGCAGAGAATGAGGGACTGCCTGTGGCTGCGCTGGAGGAGCTGGCTTTCAAAGCGAGCGAGCAG ATCTACGGGACCCCTTCTAGCAGCCCCTATGAGTGTCTGCGGCAGTCGAGCAACATCCTCATCAGTACCATGAACAAACTGGCCACAGCCATGCAGGAGGGCGAGTATGATGCAGAGCGGCCCCCCAGCAAG CCTCCCCCAGTTGAGCTGAGGGCTGCAGCCCTTCGTGCAGAAATCACCGATGCTGAAGGCCTGGGCTTAAAGCTTGAAGATCGAGAGACAGTTATCAAGGAGTTGAAGAAGTCATTGAAAATCAAG GGGGAGGAGCTGAGTGAGGCCAATGTGCGGCTAAGTCTCCTGGAGAAGAAGCTGGACAGTGCTGCCAAGGATGCAGATGAGCGCATCGAGAAAGTCCAGACTCGGCTGGAGGAGACGCAGGCACTGCTGCGGAAGAAGGAGAA GGAGTTTGAGGAAACGATGGATGCACTCCAGGCTGACATTGACCAGCTagaggcagagaaggcagaacTAAAGCAGCGGCTGAACAACCAGTCGAAGCGCACGATCGAGGGGCTCCGGGGGCCCCCTCCCTCGGGTATTGCTACCCTGGTCTCTGGCATTGCTGGTG GAGGTGCCCCTGGGCAGGCTCCAGgatctgtgccaggccctgggctggtgAAGGACTCACCACTGCTGCTTCAGCAGATCTCTGCCATGAGGCTGCACATCTCCCAGCTCCAGCATGAGAATAGCATCCTGAAG GGAGCCCAGATGAAGGCATCTTTAGCAGCCCTGCCCCCTCTGCATGTGGCAAAGCTCTCCCCCTCACCTCACGAGGGCCCTGACAGTGAACTAGCAGCTGGTGTGCTGTATCGTAAGACCAGCCAGCTGTTGGAGACGTTGAATCAACTGAGCACACACACCCACGTAGTAGATATCACTCGTTCCAGCCCTG CTGCCAAGAGCCCGTCGGCCCAGCTCCTGGAGCAGGTGGCTCAGCTCAAGTCCTTAAGTGACACCATCGAGAAACTCAAG GATGAGGTCCTTAAGGAGACCGTATCTCAGCGCCCTGGAGCCACAGTCCCCACTGACTTTGCCATCTTCCCTTCATCAGCCTTCCTTAGG GCCAAGGAGGAGCAGCAAGACGACACGGTCTACATGGGCAAAGTGACCTTCTCGTGCGCAGCTGGCCTTGGACAGCGACACCGGCTGGTGCTGACCCAGGAGCAGCTGCACCAGCTTCATGGTCGCCTCATCTCCTAA
- the DCTN1 gene encoding dynactin subunit 1 isoform X6, translated as MAQSKRHMYSRTPSGSRMSAEASARPLRVGSRVEVIGKGHRGTVAYVGATLFATGKWVGVILDEAKGKNDGTVQGRKYFTCDEGHGIFVRQSQIQVFEDGADTTSPETPDSSASKVLKREGTDSTAKTSKLPTRPASTGVAGASSSLGPSGSASAGELSSSEPSTPAQTPLAAPIIPTPALTSPGAAPPLPSPSKEEEGLRAQVRDLEEKLETLRLKRAEDKAKLKELEKHKIQLEQVQEWKSKMQEQQADLQRRLKEARKEAKEALEAKERYMEEMADTADAIEMATLDKEMAEERAESLQQEVEALKERVDELTTDLEILKAEIEEKGSDGAASSYQLKQLEEQNARLKDALVRMRDLSSSEKQEHVKLQKLMEKKNQELEIVRQQRERLQEELSQAESTIDELKEQVDAALGAEEMVEMLTDRNLNLEEKVRELRETVGDLEAMNEMNDELQENARETELELREQLDMAGARVREAQKRVEAAQETVADYQQTIKKYRQLTAHLQDVNRELTNQQEASVERQQQPPPETFDFKIKFAETKAHAKAIEMELRQMEVAQANRHMSLLTAFMPDSFLRPGGDHDCVLVLLLMPRLICKAELIRKQAQEKFELSENCSERPGLRGAAGEQLSFAAGLVYSLSLLQATLHRYEHALSQCSVDVYKKVGSLYPEMSAHERSLDFLIELLHKDQLDETVNVEPLTKAIKYYQHLYSIHLAEQPEDSTMQLADHIKFTQSALDCMSVEVGRLRAFLQGGQEASDIALLLRDLETSCSDIRQFCKKIRRRMPGTDAPGIPAALAFGAQVSDTLLDCRKHLTWVVAVLQEVAAAAAQLIAPLAENEGLPVAALEELAFKASEQIYGTPSSSPYECLRQSSNILISTMNKLATAMQEGEYDAERPPSKPPPVELRAAALRAEITDAEGLGLKLEDRETVIKELKKSLKIKGEELSEANVRLSLLEKKLDSAAKDADERIEKVQTRLEETQALLRKKEKEFEETMDALQADIDQLEAEKAELKQRLNNQSKRTIEGLRGPPPSGIATLVSGIAGEEQQRGGAPGQAPGSVPGPGLVKDSPLLLQQISAMRLHISQLQHENSILKGAQMKASLAALPPLHVAKLSPSPHEGPDSELAAGVLYRKTSQLLETLNQLSTHTHVVDITRSSPAAKSPSAQLLEQVAQLKSLSDTIEKLKDEVLKETVSQRPGATVPTDFAIFPSSAFLRAKEEQQDDTVYMGKVTFSCAAGLGQRHRLVLTQEQLHQLHGRLIS; from the exons ATGGCCCAGAGCAAGAGGCATATGTACAGCCGG ACACCCAGTGGCAGCAGAATGAGTGCAGAGGCAAGTGCCCGGCCTCTGCGAGTGGGCTCCCGGGTGGAGGTGATTGGAAAAGGCCACCGAGGCACTGTGGCCTATGTCGGAGCCACACTCTTTGCCACTGGCAAATGGGTCGGCGTGATCCTGGATGAAGCAAAGGGCAAGAATGATGGAACTGTCCAAGGCAGGAAGTACTTCACTTGTGATGAAGGGCACGGCATCTTTGTGCGTCAGTCCCAG ATCCAGGTATTTGAAGATGGAGCAGATACTACTTCCCCAGAGACACCGGATTCTTCTGCCTCAAAGGTCCTCAAAAGAG AGGGAACGGACTCAACTGCAAAGACCAGCAAACTG CCCACCCGCCCGGCCAGTACTGGGGTGGCTGGGGCCAGTAGCTCCCTGGGCCCCTCTGGCTCAGCATCAGCAGGTGAGCTGAGCAGCAGTGAGCCCAGCACCCCGGCTCAGACGCCGCTGGCGGCACCCATCATCCCCACGCCGGCTCTCACCTCTCCTGGAGCAGCACCTCCACTGCCTTCCCCCTCCAAG gaggaggaggggctgagagCCCAGGTACGAGACCTGGAGGAGAAACTGGAGACCCTGCGGTTGAAACGGGCAGAAGACAAGGCGAaactaaaagagctggagaaacaTAAGATCCAGCTGGAGCAGGTGCAAGAATGGAAGAGCAAGatgcaggagcagcaggcagacctGCAGCGACGCCTCAAGGAGGCGCGGAAG GAAGCCAAGGAGGCCCTGGAGGCAAAGGAACGCTACATGGAGGAGATGGCTGATACTGCCGATGCTATTGAAATGGCCACTCTGGACAAGGAGATGGCCGAAGAGCGGGCCGAGTCCCTGCAGCAGGAGGTGGAGGCATTGAAGGAACGTGTGGATGAGCTCACCACTGACTTAGAGATCCTCAAAGCTGAGATAGAAGAGAAGG GCTCAGATGGGGCAGCGTCCAGTTATCAGCTAAAGCAGCTCGAGGAGCAGAACGCCCGCCTGAAGGACGCCCTGGTGAG GATGCGGGATCTTTCTTCCTCTGAGAAGCAAGAGCATGTGAAACTCCAGAAGCTCATGGAGAAGAAGAACCAAGAGCTGGAAATTGTGAGGCAACAGCGGGAGCGTCTGCAGGAGGAGCTGAGCCAGGCAGAGAGCACCATCGATGAGCTCAAGGAGCAG GTGGATGCTGCTCTGGGTGCCGAGGAGATGGTGGAGATGCTAACAGACCGGAACCTGAATCTAGAAGAGAAAGTACGAGAGTTGAGAGAGACCGTGGGAGACTTG GAAGCGATGAATGAGATGAACGATGAGCTGCAGGAGAATGCACGCGAGACAGAGCTGGAGCTGCGAGAGCAGCTGGACATGGCGGGCGCGCGGGTCCGGGAGGCCCAGAAGCGTGTGGAGGCAGCCCAGGAGACAGTCGCAGACTACCAGCAAACCATAAAGAAGTACCGCCAGCTGACCGCCCACCTTCAG gaTGTGAATCGGGAACTGACAAACCAGCAAGAAGCATCTGTGGAGAGGCAGCAGCAGCCACCCCCAGAGACTTTTGACTTCAAAATCAAGTTTGCTGAGACTAAGGCTCATGCCAAG GCAATTGAGATGGAATTGAGGCAGATGGAGGTGGCCCAGGCCAACCGGCACATGTCCCTGCTGACGGCCTTCATGCCTGACAGCTTCCTTCGGCCGGGTGGCGACCATGACTGCGTCCTGGTGCTGCTGCTCATGCCTCGTCTCATTTGCAAG GCAGAGCTGATCCGGAAGCAGGCCCAGGAGAAGTTTGAACTAAGCGAAAACTGTTCAGAGCGGCCCGGGCTCCGAGGAGCTGCAGGGGAGCAGCTGAGCTTTGCTGCTGGGCTGGTGTACTCGCTGAGTCTGTTGCAGGCCACCCTCCACCGCTACGAGCA CGCCCTCTCTCAGTGCAGCGTGGACGTGTATAAGAAGGTTGGCAGCCTCTACCCTGAGATGAGTGCCCATGAGCGCTCCTTGGATTTCCTCATTGAGCTATTACACAAGGATCAACTGGACGAGACTGTCAACGTAGAGCCTCTCACCAAGGCCATCAAGTACTACCAG CATCTGTATAGTATCCATCTTGCTGAACAGCCCGAGGACAGTACCATGCAGCTGGCTGACCACATTAAG TTCACCCAGAGTGCCCTGGACTGCATGAGCGTGGAGGTGGGACGGCTGCGTGCCTTCTTGCAG GGTGGCCAGGAGGCTTCAGATATTGCCCTTCTGCTCCGGGACCTGGAGACATCGTGCAGTGACATCCGCCAGTTCTGCAAGAAGATTCGAAGGCGAATGCCAGGGACAGATGCTCCTGGGATTCCAGCTGCACTGGCCTTTGGAGCACAG GTGTCGGACACGCTCCTAGACTGCAGGAAACACTTGACGTGGGTGGTGGCCGTGCTGCAGGAGGTGGCAGCTGCTGCTGCCCAGCTTATTGCCCCACTCGCAGAGAATGAGGGACTGCCTGTGGCTGCGCTGGAGGAGCTGGCTTTCAAAGCGAGCGAGCAG ATCTACGGGACCCCTTCTAGCAGCCCCTATGAGTGTCTGCGGCAGTCGAGCAACATCCTCATCAGTACCATGAACAAACTGGCCACAGCCATGCAGGAGGGCGAGTATGATGCAGAGCGGCCCCCCAGCAAG CCTCCCCCAGTTGAGCTGAGGGCTGCAGCCCTTCGTGCAGAAATCACCGATGCTGAAGGCCTGGGCTTAAAGCTTGAAGATCGAGAGACAGTTATCAAGGAGTTGAAGAAGTCATTGAAAATCAAG GGGGAGGAGCTGAGTGAGGCCAATGTGCGGCTAAGTCTCCTGGAGAAGAAGCTGGACAGTGCTGCCAAGGATGCAGATGAGCGCATCGAGAAAGTCCAGACTCGGCTGGAGGAGACGCAGGCACTGCTGCGGAAGAAGGAGAA GGAGTTTGAGGAAACGATGGATGCACTCCAGGCTGACATTGACCAGCTagaggcagagaaggcagaacTAAAGCAGCGGCTGAACAACCAGTCGAAGCGCACGATCGAGGGGCTCCGGGGGCCCCCTCCCTCGGGTATTGCTACCCTGGTCTCTGGCATTGCTGGTG AAGAACAGCAGCGAG GAGGTGCCCCTGGGCAGGCTCCAGgatctgtgccaggccctgggctggtgAAGGACTCACCACTGCTGCTTCAGCAGATCTCTGCCATGAGGCTGCACATCTCCCAGCTCCAGCATGAGAATAGCATCCTGAAG GGAGCCCAGATGAAGGCATCTTTAGCAGCCCTGCCCCCTCTGCATGTGGCAAAGCTCTCCCCCTCACCTCACGAGGGCCCTGACAGTGAACTAGCAGCTGGTGTGCTGTATCGTAAGACCAGCCAGCTGTTGGAGACGTTGAATCAACTGAGCACACACACCCACGTAGTAGATATCACTCGTTCCAGCCCTG CTGCCAAGAGCCCGTCGGCCCAGCTCCTGGAGCAGGTGGCTCAGCTCAAGTCCTTAAGTGACACCATCGAGAAACTCAAG GATGAGGTCCTTAAGGAGACCGTATCTCAGCGCCCTGGAGCCACAGTCCCCACTGACTTTGCCATCTTCCCTTCATCAGCCTTCCTTAGG GCCAAGGAGGAGCAGCAAGACGACACGGTCTACATGGGCAAAGTGACCTTCTCGTGCGCAGCTGGCCTTGGACAGCGACACCGGCTGGTGCTGACCCAGGAGCAGCTGCACCAGCTTCATGGTCGCCTCATCTCCTAA